The following proteins are co-located in the Nitrospirota bacterium genome:
- a CDS encoding response regulator: protein MRRMLNVRSLQGKLIAIIMGASTGALLLAGMLILVADFYESRAALVQDMTIEAKVLAANSTAALAFDDRQAATEVLGHLSVAPQIQAAALYDHDGKLFASYLGSEATPALVPSRPDSTKTRLGFDRLVVVEPVYLNGVRMGTVLVRTDLRTLYQQLWMSLAGIAFVTGLSLLVAFVAAARLQRYVSTPVLALAQVAKDVSEQRDYSIRASHLTHDEVGTLVDAFNSMLDQIQQRDRQLEAHRTHLQQEVEARTIELTQANARLQGEIDQRNRTEEALRQSQEQLFRSQKMEAIGNLTGGIAHEFNNLLQIINGFSEVILLQLSPVDPAREGLEEIMKAGGRGASLTSQLLAFSRRQANQPKVLDLNGLVTNMGGVFQRLLGESIELATDLDLTAGKVMADRGQLEQVIINLVINARDAMPQGGRLAFATANVEFDEHAAHKLATGRPGSFVMLTVSDTGTGMDEATKARIFEPFFTTKPQGQGTGLGLSTVYGIVRQSHGSIEVESEVGRGTIFRIYLPRVNEVVETAEPIVDAETPVVPGRQSETIVLAEDEHGVRMILQKVLQAQGYHVLVASSGHEAIRMSQQHQGPLHLLVTDMAMPGMSGMELSERLLPLYPGMKVLYMSGHPNGGAEQAGLGVLQRPFLQKPFSPRVLAKRVREVLDGGA, encoded by the coding sequence ATGAGGCGTATGTTGAATGTGAGATCGCTGCAAGGCAAGCTGATCGCGATCATCATGGGGGCCAGCACGGGGGCGTTGCTTCTGGCCGGGATGCTCATCCTCGTGGCTGATTTTTACGAGAGCCGCGCCGCGCTGGTCCAGGATATGACCATCGAGGCGAAGGTGCTCGCAGCGAACAGCACCGCCGCACTGGCCTTCGACGATCGACAGGCGGCCACCGAGGTGCTCGGCCACCTCAGCGTGGCCCCGCAGATCCAGGCCGCCGCGCTCTACGATCATGACGGGAAGCTGTTCGCCTCGTATCTCGGATCCGAGGCGACTCCGGCGCTGGTACCGTCCCGGCCGGATTCCACGAAAACTCGGCTCGGTTTCGATCGGTTGGTGGTGGTGGAGCCCGTGTATCTCAACGGCGTCCGCATGGGGACGGTGCTGGTCCGCACAGACCTGCGCACCCTCTACCAGCAGCTCTGGATGTCCCTGGCCGGTATTGCCTTCGTGACCGGCCTCTCGCTGCTGGTGGCCTTCGTGGCGGCCGCGCGCCTCCAGCGGTATGTCTCGACGCCCGTGCTTGCCTTGGCTCAGGTTGCCAAAGATGTTTCAGAGCAACGCGACTACTCGATTCGGGCCAGCCATCTGACGCACGATGAGGTCGGCACCTTGGTGGATGCCTTTAACTCCATGCTGGACCAGATTCAACAACGCGACCGGCAGCTGGAGGCACACCGGACGCACCTTCAGCAGGAAGTCGAGGCCCGTACGATTGAACTGACCCAGGCCAACGCCCGTTTGCAGGGCGAGATCGACCAGCGCAATCGGACCGAGGAAGCCCTGCGTCAGAGTCAGGAGCAATTGTTCCGATCCCAGAAGATGGAAGCGATTGGGAATCTTACCGGCGGGATCGCGCACGAGTTTAACAATTTATTGCAGATCATCAACGGGTTTAGCGAGGTGATCCTCCTTCAACTGTCCCCTGTAGACCCTGCTCGGGAGGGCCTGGAGGAAATCATGAAGGCGGGGGGCCGGGGCGCGTCTTTGACAAGCCAACTGTTGGCTTTCAGCCGTCGGCAGGCGAATCAGCCAAAGGTCTTGGACCTCAATGGGCTCGTGACCAACATGGGCGGGGTGTTCCAGCGTCTCCTGGGCGAGAGCATCGAGTTGGCGACCGATCTTGACCTGACCGCGGGTAAAGTTATGGCCGATCGCGGGCAACTCGAACAAGTCATCATCAATTTGGTCATCAATGCGCGCGATGCAATGCCGCAAGGAGGGCGGCTCGCATTTGCAACGGCCAATGTCGAGTTCGACGAGCATGCGGCGCACAAGCTCGCGACGGGGCGCCCCGGCTCTTTCGTGATGCTCACCGTCAGTGATACGGGGACCGGGATGGATGAAGCGACCAAGGCCCGTATCTTCGAGCCATTTTTTACCACGAAACCGCAGGGACAAGGGACGGGGCTCGGTTTGTCCACCGTCTACGGCATTGTTCGGCAGAGCCATGGAAGCATCGAAGTGGAGAGCGAGGTCGGACGGGGGACGATCTTTCGCATCTATCTCCCGAGGGTCAATGAGGTCGTCGAAACGGCTGAACCGATTGTTGACGCGGAGACTCCGGTTGTTCCGGGCCGGCAATCGGAGACCATCGTCTTGGCGGAGGATGAGCACGGCGTTCGGATGATTCTGCAAAAGGTTCTTCAGGCGCAGGGCTACCATGTTCTCGTTGCGTCTTCTGGTCATGAAGCCATCCGGATGAGCCAACAGCACCAAGGGCCGCTGCATCTCCTTGTGACCGATATGGCCATGCCCGGGATGAGCGGGATGGAATTATCCGAGCGCTTGCTGCCGCTTTACCCGGGGATGAAAGTGCTGTACATGTCCGGCCACCCCAATGGCGGTGCCGAACAGGCCGGCCTCGGCGTTCTTCAGCGGCCGTTCTTGCAAAAGCCGTTCAGCCCCAGGGTGTTGGCCAAGAGGGTTCGGGAGGTGCTGGATGGAGGTGCGTGA
- a CDS encoding TonB-dependent receptor, translating into MLGLVWAAAVPASRGLAVEPEPSDADQLAKSALALSLEELMNIEVTSAGKKAQRLEETASAIFVITGEDIKRGGFRSVPEALRLAPGVEVAQINANQWAITIRGFNSPYANKLLILIDGRSVYTPLFGGTFWDVQDLLLEDVERIEVIRGPGGTLWGQNAVNGVINVITKKASATQGTFVEAGAGNLERGFAGARHGGKIGDQGEYRVYGKFFSRNSYANPNGTAAYDQWDQGRGGFRTDLKLTGRDSLTVQGDGYSGSEQQDARGISLTQPFLPITPNSAQVGGGNLLARWTRQFSSTSDLKIQTYVDRTQRESLFIRENRTTYDLDLQHRFQPIDRHDIVWGASYQISHDNVGNNFRVSFSPPRYDFQVVSWFAQDEVTLIPQQLRLIAGAKALYNTFTGMEYQPNGRLLWTPHEHHTVWLAVSRAVRLPTRADDALRLNAGASARTGVPSVGMSSLFGNPNASAEDMVAYELGYRTQVMPALTFDVTGFYNVYRNLLVGVASGASFLETSPSPAHVVSPFQNRNQGSGHTYGVEVTSAWQAAKAWRLSANYSWLRMEINAMNTANANLDPGLNPKQQFRIRSQYDVLQDVQWDTGIYYTDGLMSTMVPSYTRVDTRLAWRVNQQIDAELVGQNLFDKSHFEWQPTGASALYQSSAVPRSFFVRVAWHY; encoded by the coding sequence GTGCTGGGATTGGTCTGGGCAGCCGCTGTGCCCGCCAGCCGCGGACTGGCCGTGGAACCTGAGCCGTCTGACGCGGACCAACTCGCCAAAAGCGCGCTTGCACTCAGCCTCGAAGAGCTCATGAATATCGAGGTGACGTCGGCCGGCAAGAAGGCGCAGCGTTTGGAAGAGACGGCCTCCGCCATCTTCGTCATTACCGGCGAGGACATCAAGCGTGGCGGCTTTCGCAGTGTCCCCGAGGCGTTGCGCTTGGCTCCGGGCGTGGAGGTGGCCCAGATCAATGCAAACCAATGGGCGATTACGATCCGTGGATTCAATTCCCCCTATGCCAACAAGCTCCTGATTCTCATCGACGGCCGCTCGGTCTATACCCCGCTTTTTGGAGGTACGTTCTGGGATGTGCAAGATCTGTTGCTGGAGGATGTGGAGCGGATCGAGGTGATTCGAGGGCCGGGGGGAACCCTGTGGGGCCAAAATGCGGTCAATGGCGTCATCAATGTCATCACGAAGAAAGCCAGTGCGACCCAGGGGACGTTTGTCGAAGCCGGCGCCGGCAACCTCGAACGGGGATTTGCCGGCGCCCGGCACGGCGGCAAGATCGGCGATCAGGGGGAATACCGGGTCTACGGAAAATTTTTCAGCCGCAACAGCTACGCGAACCCGAATGGCACGGCGGCGTACGATCAGTGGGACCAGGGGCGGGGAGGATTTCGGACCGACCTGAAGCTGACCGGCCGGGACAGCTTGACCGTCCAAGGGGACGGCTATTCGGGCAGCGAGCAGCAGGATGCGAGGGGGATCTCCCTGACCCAACCCTTTTTGCCCATCACGCCCAATTCAGCGCAAGTCGGGGGCGGGAATCTCCTGGCCCGCTGGACGAGACAGTTTTCCAGCACCTCGGATCTGAAGATTCAGACCTACGTGGACCGGACCCAGCGGGAGAGTCTGTTCATCAGGGAGAATCGCACCACCTACGACCTGGATCTCCAGCACCGGTTCCAGCCGATCGACCGGCATGACATCGTCTGGGGGGCGTCCTATCAGATATCCCATGACAACGTCGGCAATAATTTCCGGGTCTCGTTTTCACCGCCCCGTTATGACTTTCAGGTGGTGAGCTGGTTCGCGCAGGACGAGGTGACGTTGATTCCTCAGCAGTTGCGGCTGATCGCGGGGGCCAAGGCTCTCTACAATACTTTCACCGGCATGGAATACCAGCCCAACGGCCGGTTGCTCTGGACTCCGCATGAGCACCATACGGTCTGGCTGGCCGTCTCCAGGGCCGTGCGCCTCCCGACCCGGGCCGATGACGCCCTGCGGTTGAACGCTGGCGCGTCTGCCAGAACGGGCGTCCCTTCCGTGGGCATGTCGTCCTTGTTCGGAAATCCCAATGCGAGCGCCGAAGATATGGTGGCCTATGAGCTTGGCTATCGGACGCAAGTGATGCCTGCGCTGACCTTCGATGTGACGGGTTTTTACAACGTCTACCGGAACCTGTTGGTCGGCGTGGCCAGCGGGGCGTCATTCCTGGAGACCAGTCCAAGTCCGGCGCACGTGGTGTCCCCCTTCCAGAACCGGAATCAAGGTTCTGGCCATACGTATGGCGTGGAAGTGACCTCGGCGTGGCAGGCCGCCAAGGCCTGGCGGTTGAGCGCCAACTATTCCTGGCTCCGGATGGAGATCAATGCAATGAATACCGCCAACGCGAACCTCGATCCGGGGCTCAATCCCAAGCAGCAGTTCCGCATCCGCTCCCAATACGATGTGCTTCAAGACGTGCAATGGGATACGGGGATCTATTACACCGACGGATTGATGAGCACCATGGTCCCCAGCTATACGCGCGTGGATACCCGTCTGGCCTGGCGGGTGAATCAGCAGATCGACGCGGAACTCGTGGGGCAAAATCTGTTCGATAAGTCGCATTTCGAGTGGCAGCCCACGGGGGCGAGCGCGTTGTATCAGAGCAGTGCGGTCCCGCGCAGCTTTTTTGTCCGCGTGGCCTGGCATTATTAA
- a CDS encoding PDZ domain-containing protein, with translation MHRCYSARHHHKIYSHAIQQTCRESHNSPCCIPPYFSPGKIISPWLYSLLHLRRDYFSNQPNRGPPMILPTRAWLATWPAAFILFASWLPSASAQSPEDHLRQTVERAKRATVGILNATPDARQSGYDTQLSFRGTGVHLRNGYILTARHAVERQSGSNATIPDTILILTQRLEELPAKLVGDNAYLDIVLYKLPYLVDSLESADLSFGVLDATTGQQVFTVGYPLGWGPTIAFGRVGNPNTFLQTVDTRLIQSDVPVCSGNSGGGLFNADGALVGIMHAIIKTDEAQGGHGCSRLAFSVPGGLVNKIVTALLEGKQPGFSRLGLQMKVVKVNSRWRVAVGGVSEPASLGGVQKGDLLLAINDTEITDAAQLKNYLMERTTPGQKITLRVLRGDKELALTITLSGV, from the coding sequence ATGCACAGATGCTATTCAGCCCGACACCACCACAAAATATATAGTCACGCGATTCAGCAAACCTGCCGGGAGTCGCATAACTCACCTTGCTGCATACCTCCCTATTTTTCTCCGGGAAAAATAATTTCGCCTTGGTTATACTCTCTGCTGCATCTTCGTCGCGATTACTTTTCGAATCAACCGAATCGAGGTCCGCCCATGATTCTTCCAACTCGAGCATGGCTGGCTACATGGCCGGCCGCCTTCATCCTCTTCGCCTCCTGGCTTCCATCGGCATCTGCCCAATCGCCAGAGGACCACCTCAGACAGACCGTCGAACGGGCCAAGCGGGCGACCGTCGGGATTTTGAACGCCACGCCGGACGCGCGCCAATCGGGCTACGATACCCAGCTGTCCTTCCGCGGCACCGGCGTCCACCTGCGCAACGGGTACATCCTCACTGCGCGCCACGCGGTGGAGCGCCAGAGCGGCAGCAATGCCACCATCCCCGACACCATCTTGATCCTCACGCAACGACTGGAGGAATTGCCCGCCAAACTCGTGGGTGACAATGCCTATCTGGACATCGTCCTGTACAAATTGCCCTATCTGGTCGATTCGCTCGAAAGCGCGGACCTGTCGTTCGGGGTCCTGGACGCCACGACCGGCCAGCAGGTGTTCACCGTCGGGTACCCCCTGGGCTGGGGCCCCACCATCGCCTTTGGCCGCGTCGGCAACCCCAACACCTTCCTGCAGACCGTGGACACGCGCCTGATCCAGTCCGATGTTCCCGTCTGCAGCGGCAACTCGGGAGGTGGGCTCTTCAATGCCGACGGCGCACTGGTGGGCATCATGCACGCCATCATCAAGACCGACGAGGCCCAGGGCGGCCATGGGTGCAGCCGGTTGGCCTTCTCCGTCCCCGGCGGGCTGGTCAACAAGATCGTCACCGCGCTGCTGGAAGGCAAGCAGCCCGGCTTTTCCCGGCTGGGCCTCCAGATGAAAGTCGTCAAAGTGAACAGCCGGTGGCGCGTGGCCGTCGGAGGCGTCTCCGAGCCGGCCTCCTTGGGCGGCGTGCAAAAGGGCGACCTCTTGCTGGCCATCAACGACACAGAGATCACCGACGCGGCGCAGTTGAAGAACTACCTGATGGAACGGACGACGCCCGGCCAAAAAATCACCTTGCGCGTCCTGCGCGGGGACAAAGAACTGGCCCTTACGATTACGCTGAGCGGAGTCTAG
- a CDS encoding YfiR family protein — MSFSRPSRLSLFHKLVRGIILTMVLCVGLGVWAGSAGVAQAEIGVLPEFAVKSAYLYQFTLFVEWPEESLGNPSDPIVVCVLGDDPFGPFLDALTRKTSQSHPLQVRRIRQVRNAGDCHVLFISASERERLVTILASLSHRRLLTVSDMEGFAGAGGIVEFVPVEKRVRFGINTEAARKAGLRISSKLLSLATIVSHGKSEGGEP; from the coding sequence GTGAGTTTCTCTCGCCCATCTCGCCTATCACTGTTCCACAAGCTCGTCCGTGGGATCATCCTGACGATGGTCCTATGCGTCGGGCTAGGGGTTTGGGCCGGATCGGCCGGTGTGGCCCAAGCTGAAATCGGGGTCCTGCCAGAATTCGCCGTTAAATCCGCATATCTCTACCAATTTACCCTCTTTGTTGAGTGGCCGGAGGAGTCGTTAGGCAATCCGAGCGACCCGATCGTGGTGTGTGTGTTGGGGGATGATCCCTTCGGCCCATTCCTTGACGCGCTGACCCGAAAAACATCACAGAGTCATCCCTTGCAAGTGCGTCGAATCCGTCAGGTACGGAATGCGGGAGACTGCCACGTGTTGTTCATCAGTGCTTCGGAGCGGGAGCGGTTGGTGACGATCTTGGCGAGCCTGTCTCACCGGCGCCTGCTCACGGTCAGCGATATGGAAGGGTTTGCCGGGGCCGGCGGGATCGTGGAATTTGTCCCTGTCGAGAAGAGGGTTCGTTTTGGAATCAATACTGAAGCGGCGAGGAAAGCCGGGTTAAGAATCAGCTCAAAGCTTCTGAGCCTGGCGACGATTGTGAGCCACGGGAAGTCAGAAGGAGGGGAGCCGTGA